The nucleotide sequence AAATCTGTAGAAATAGCTATATTATCAAATTTTTTAATAGAGATACTGTTATATTTTTTATCTAAATATTTCTTAGGTGTGTTAATAGATTTATCTATTTGTCCAAATATACCTATTTTAATAGGTTTTAAACTTTTATTAAAAACTTGATGATTAATTTTTATTAAATAATCTCCTCTTTTAAATGAGAAAATTTTGATATATAAAATATTTTTATTTATAAAAAATAAGGGTATTTTTAATATATTTTTATTTTTTTCTAATTTAAAATTAGATGATTCTGAAAAAAATTTATTGTTTTTATTAAAAAATTGATATTTTTTATTGTGTTTTTTTTGAATTATACCACTTCTTATTTGATAAACAAAATTTTTATTTTTTCTTAATAAGGTAAAAAATTTTTTAGAATTTAGTTTTTCTAAATAATCTAATAATTGTACTTTTTCAATAGTACCTCCATAAGGATTAATATNNNNNNNNNNNNNNNNNNNNNNNNNNNNNNNNNNNNNNNNNNNNNNNNNNNNNNNNNNNNNNNNNNNNNNNNNNNNNNNNNNNNNNNNNNNNNNNNNNNNNNNNNNNNNNNNNNNNNNNNNNNNNNNNNNNNNNNNNNNNNNNNNNNNNNNNNNNNNNNNNNNNNNNNNNNNNNNNNNNNNNNNNNNNNNNNNNNNNNNNNNNNNNNNNNNNNNNNNNNNNNNNNNNNNNNNNNNNNNNNNNNNNNNNNNNNNNNNNNNNNNNNNNNNNNNNNNNNNNNNNNNNNNNNNNNNNNNNNNNNNNNNNNNNNNNNNNNNNNNNNNNNNNNNNNNNNNNNNNNNNNNNNNNNNNNNNNNNNNNNNNNNNNNNNNNNNNNNNNNNNNNNNNNNNNNNNNNNNNNNNNNNNNNNNNNNNNNNNNNNNNNNNNNNNNNNNNNNNNNNNNNNNNNNNNNNNNNNNNNNNNNNNNNNNNNNNNNNNNNNNNNNNNNNNNNNNNNNNNNNNNNNNNNNNNNNNNNNNNNNNNNNNNNNNNNNNNNNNNNNNNNNNNNNNNNNNNNNNNNNNNNNNNNNNNNNNNNNNNNNNNNNNNNNNNNNNNNNNNNNNNNNNNNNNNNNNNNNNNNNNNNNNNNNNNNNNNNNNNNNNNNNNNNNNNNNNNNNNNNNNNNNNNNNNNNNNNNNNNNNNNNNNNNNNNNNNNNNNNNNNNNNNNNNNNNNNNNNNNNNNNNNNNNNNNNNNNNNNNNNNNNNNNNNNNNNNNNNNNNNNNNNNNNNNNNNNNNNNNNNNNNNNNNNNNNNNNNNNNNNNNNNNNNNNNNNNNNNNNNNNNNNNNNNNNNNNNNNNNNNNNNNNNNNNNNNNNNNNNNNNNNNNNNNNNNNNNNNNNNNNNNNNNNNNNNNNNNNNNNNNNNNNNNNNNNNNNNNNNNNNNNNNNNNNNNNNNNNNNNNNNNNNNNNNNNNNATTATTAACCGTGAATTGTTAATTAAACCATTAAAATATGTAACAAATATTATTAATAACAAATCTATATATTCAAATATTAATAATATTTTAATAGATATTTTAGATAATGGTTTAATTTTTTTTAAAAGTACTAATTTAGAAATTGAAATCTCATCTTTTATTAAAAATAAAAGTAATAAAAAAAAATATTCCATTATAATTGAAGGAAAAAAATTTTATAATATATGTCGTAGTTTACCTAAAAATCACGATATAAACATATCTTTTAGTAAAAATCAAGCTACTATTATATCACAAAATTGTTATTTTAGTATAGCTACTTTACCAGCAAATAATTTTCCTACTATAGATTTTATAAAACCTGATATAGAATTTAATATTAAACATAAAACAATAAAAAAATTTATATATGCTACTTATTTTTCAATAGCAGATAATGATGTAAGAAAATATTTAAATGGATTATTATTACAAATTAAAAATAATGTTTTAAATATCGTATCAACTGATGGACATAGGTTATCTATATATACTTATTTAATAAGTACAAATATTATTAATTATTATGCTATAATTCCTAAAAAAAGTATTTTTGAATTATCTAAATTAATTAAAAATACTGACGAATTAATTAATATTAAAATTAATAATAATAATATTTGTTTTATTTTTAATAACTTAAAATTTATATCTAAATTAATTGAAAGTAATTTTCCTAATTATGAAAAAATTATACCTAATTTTTTTTATAAAATTATAAAAATTAATCGTATAGAATTTAAAAATTCCTTAAATAGAATTTCTATTTTAGTTAATGAAAAAACTAAAGGAGTAACTTTATTAGTTAGTAATAATTATTTAAAAATATCTAGTACTAATATAAATAACGAAAAAGCAGAAGAAATATTAAAAATAGAAAAATATAATAATGAAAAAAAATATAATATTAATATATCTTTTAATATTAATTATTTAATTAGTGTTATTAATATATTAGAAAGTAATATGATTAAAATTTCTTTTATTGATAATATTTCTAGTATTAAAATAGAAGATGAATATAAAAAAAATAAAATGTATTTAATTATGCCAATGAAAATTTAAAAATACATTTTTTTTATAAAAATAGAGAGTTAAATTTGACAAATAAATATTATAATGCATCAAGTATTCAAATTTTAAAAGGATTAGATGCAGTAAAAAAAAGACCTGGCATGTATATCGGGAATACAGATGATGGTACAGGATTACATCATATGGTTTTTGAAGTTATAGATAATGCTATAGATGAATCTCTTGCTGGCTATTGTAAAAATATAAACATAATTATTCATAATGATAATTCTATTTCTATTATTGATGATGGAAGAGGAATTCCTACAGATATACATGAAGAAGCTAAAATTTCAGCGGCTGAAGTAATTATGACTATATTACATTCAGGAGGTAAATTTAACAATAAATCATATAAATTATCCGGGGGATTACATGGAGTAGGTATTTCAGTAGTTAATGCTTTATCTAAGAAATTAGAATTAATAATTAAAAGAAATGGAAAATTATATAAACAACTATATTATTATGGTATTCCTCAAACTAAATTAGAAAATATTTCTAGTAGTACTACTACAGGTACACATATTAGATTTTGGCCTAATTATCATATTTTTAAAAATATTCAGTCTTTTAATTATAAAATTTTATCTAAAAGATTAAGAGAACTATCATTTTTAAATTCAGGATTATCTATTTCAATAAAAGATATAAGAAATAATGAATTTAATTTATTTCAATATAATGGTGGAATAAAAGAATTTATAAAATATTTAAATAAAAATAATAATATTATTCATAATAATATTTTTTATTGTTTTAATAAAAATAGCAAAATTAGTATAGAAATTGCTATGCAATGGAATGATTCTTTTAAAGAAGAAATATATTGTTTTACAAATAATATACCTCAAGAAAATGGAGGTACTCATTTATCTGGATTAAAAGCCGCTATAACACGTACAATTAATCTGTATATAGATAAAGAAAAAAAATATAATAGAAAAAAAAAACATATTAATGTTACAGGAGAAGATACTCGAGAAGGATTAATAGCGCTTATATCTATTAAAATTTCAAATCCTAAATTTTCTTCTCAAACTAAAGAAAAATTAATCTCATCAGAAATAAAATCTTTAGTAGAAAGTTATGTTAATCAACAATTAATGTTTTTTTTATTAGAAAATCCTAACGATGCAAAAAAAATAATAGAAAAAATTATACATGCAGCAAAAATAAGAGATGTAGCAAGAAAAACCAAAGAAATAATAAAAAATCAAAATATTTTTAATATATCCAGATTACCAGGAAAATTATCTGATTGTCAAGAAAGTAATCCTAAATTATCTGAAATTTATTTAGTAGAAGGAGATTCTGCTGGAGGATCAGCAAAACAGGGAAGAAATAGAAAAAATCAAGCAGTTTTACCATTAAAAGGTAAAATTCTTAATGTAGAAAAAGCTGGATTTAATAAAATTATTTCTTCACAAGAAATTATTACACTAATTACGGCTTTAGGTTGTAATATTAATGAAAATGAATATAGTATAGATAAATTGAGATATCATAATATTATTATTATGACAGATGCAGATGTAGATGGAGCACATATTCGTACTTTATTATTAACATTTTTTTATCGTCAAATACCTCAAATAATAGAGAAAGGATATGTATATATTGCACAACCTCCACTATATAGAATTAAAAAAGGTAATAAAAAATTATATATTAAAAATAATGAAGAAATGGAAATTTTTACATTAAATATTGCTTTAAATAAAGCTATATTTTTTTTTAAAAATTCACAAAAAATTTTATCAAATAAAAAATTACTAATGTTAGTAAATGAATATAATTATGTAAAAAAAATTATAAAATTTTCACAATATATTTTTTCAAAAAAAATATTATTTGCATTATTACATAATATAAAATTAGAAAAATTGGATAATTTTAATAATGTTAATTTATGGTTAGATACTTTATTATTATTTTTAAATAAAAAATATATTAATATTCATTTTTCAGGAAAAATAAATAAAAATATAAAAAAAAATATTTTTGAACCTATAATTTACGAAAATAAATATGGTAATATAAATAAATATTTCTTTAATTATGATTTTTTTATTAGTCATGAATATAAAAAAATATGCTTATTAGGAGAAAAATTATTTTCTTTAAAAAAAAGAAAAATTTTTCGTGTAAAAAAAGGAGAAAAATATAAAAATATTAATTCTTTTGAAGAAGGTATTGAATGGTTATTAAAAGAATGTAAAAAAAAATTTACTATACAAAGATACAAAGGATTAGGTGAAATGAATCCTAACCAATTATGGGAAACAACTATGAATCCTTTAACTCGTAATATGTTACAAGTTACAATTAAAGACGCAAAAAAAGCAGATAAATTATTTTCAACTCTTATGGGAGATGAAGTAGAACCTAGAAGGTTATTTATAAAAAATAATGCATTAAAAGTAATTAATATTGATATTTAATCAAGTATTTAAAAATAAAAATTTTTTTATAAAAAATTAATAGTTATCTAAATCAATAGATTTGAATTTTTTATCTATATTTTTTTCATAACTATCTATAATTTTTTTATTTATTAAACCTTTTTCAATTTCTCTTAATGCTAAAATGGTTGTTTTATCATTTTTTTCTGGTAATAAAGGAATTTTTCCTTTAATTTGAATTTGCCTAGCTCTTTGAGCTGCTATTATAACTAAATCAAATCTATTACCTATTTTTTGTACAGCTTTTTCTACAGTAACTCTAGCCATAATAAATATTCCATTTATTTTGTAAAATAAATAAATTAATTTATTTATTTTATTTAAAAAACAATATTAGTTATATTATCATATATTTTAATATTAAAATATTTTATAAAAAATATATTTTTTATATTAAAGGAAATTATTATATGAATTTAAATTGTATTCCTTCCGGAAAGAATATTCCTCATGATATTAATGTTATTATTGAAATATCTTCTAATTCTAGTCCAATAAAATATGAAATTAATAAAAAATACGGAATATTATTTGTTGATCGTTTTATCAATATACCTATATTTTATCCATGTAATTATGGATATATAAATAATACATTATCATTAGATGATGATCCATTAGATGTAATGGTAATTACAAAATATCAAATTATACCAGGATCTGTAATTAGATGTCGTCCTATAGGTTTATTAAATATGATAGATGAAGCTGGAGATGACAAAAAAATAATTGCAGTACCTCATGATAAAATTTCACAAGAATATTCTTCTATTAAAAAAATAGAAGATCTATCTATTTTCTTACAAAAACAAATTATATATTTTTTTAAACATTATAAAGATTTAGAACAAAATAAATGGTGTAAAGTAGATAGTTGGGGTAATGCTTTCCAAGCAGAAAATGAAATTTTACTTGCTATTAAAAGATTTAAAAAAAATAACAGTTATTAATAAATTTCAGTTATTGTTCTATTTTATTAATTAAAATAGTTTTTAAAATTTTAATATATTTTTTACGAAAAATTTTAATAAAATATTACTTATATTATAATTTTTATTAAGGAAAAAAAATGTCTAAAATAATAAAAATAATAGGTAGAGAAATTATTGATTCTAGAGGTTATCCAACTATTGAAGCAGAAGTACATTTAGAAAATAATATAATTGGACTTGCATCTGTTCCTTCTGGGGCATCAACAGGATCTAAAGAAGCAATTGAATTACGTGATGGAGATAAAAAAAGATTTTTAGGTAAAGGTGTTTTAAAATCAGTTAACATAATTAATAAAATTTTAAATAAATATTTAATCAATCAAAATTCATTGGATCAAAAAAATATTGATGAAATTATGATTAATTTAGATAATACTGAAAATAAATCTAATTTTGGAGCTAATACTATTTTAGCAGTTTCTTTAGCTAATGCTAGAGCTGCTGCTTTATTTAATAAAATTCCATTATACCAACATATTAGTAATATTAATGATACTAAAAAAAAACTTTTTATGCCAATACCAATGATTAATATTATTAATGGAGGTAAACATGCTGATAATAATTTAGATATACAGGAATTTATGATACAACCTATTAGTGCAAAAAATATAAAAGAAGCTATACGTTATGGCGCTGAAATATTTCATCATTTATCATTAGTACTTAAAAAAAGAAAACTAATTACTTCAGTTGGAGATGAAGGAGGATATGCTCCAAACTTATACAGTAATAGTGAAGCATTTGATATAATATCAAATGCTATTTATAATGCAGGATTTATTCTTGGTAAAGATATTACTTTCGCTATTGATTGTGCTGCTTCAGAATTATATTCTAATAAAAAATATCATTTAAAAAGTGAAAACATAAATTTTTCTTCAAAAGAATTTACCAATTTTTTATCTAATTTAATAAAAAAATACCCCATTACTTCAATAGAAGATGGATTAGATGAAAATGATTGGGATGGATTTATTTATCAAACAAAAATATTAGGAAATAAAGTTCAGTTAGTAGGAGATGATTTATTTGTTACAAATCAAAAATATTTAAAAAAAGGAATTAAATATAAAGTGGCTAATGCAATTTTAATAAAACTAAATCAAATAGGTTCTCTTACAGAAACATTATCTACTATTAAAATAGCTAAAAAAGCAGGATATAAAATTATTATTTCACATAGATCCGGAGAAACAGAAGATACTTTTATTTCAGATTTAGCTGTAGGTACAAATGCTGATCAAATTAAAACCGGTTCTATGAGTCGTTCTGATAGAAATGCAAAATACAATCAATTAATTAGAATTGAAGAAAAATTATAAGTAATTTTTTTACTATGTTGTATATTATTCAACATAGTAAAATTTTATTTAATAAAATTTCAAATATAAAATGAAAATATATACAGAAGAAAAAATAATTTTTTGGTTAAAAAAACAAGGTTTTTTTGCTAAAAATTTATTAAAAATTTCTTATTTATTAAATTTTATTAATTTATGTTTATTAATAATACAAAATTGGATTTTATCTAAGCAAATACAAACTTTTTTCTTAAAAGAAAATAAAAAAATAATTTTTTATAATTATGTAATATTATTTTTATGTTTTATTATAAAGACATTTTTAACTATTATAATAAATAAAATAAATTTTTATTATAGTGAAATAATAAAAATTTCTATTAGAAAAAAAATACTAAATAAATTTACATCTAGATACTATGAAAAATTAAAAAGTCAAACAATTGGATCTGATATATCATTAATTATAAATCAAGTAGAAAACTTACAAGATTATTATAATAAATATATACCTCAGTTATTTAATGTAAAAATAACATCATTATTAATTTTAATTAATATATTTTTTATTAGTTGGATTATAGATTTAATAATGATTATTATTAGTATAATAATTATTTTTTTTATAATAATAATTGGAGAAAAAACCACAAAAAAAAATAAGAAAAATTTTAAAATATTATCCATTTTAAATGGATTATTTTTTGATAGATTAAAGGGTATAGAAACTATTAGATTATTTAATCTTTATAAGATAGAAATAAAAAAAATTTCTTTTTATATTGAAAAATATAGAAAAAAAAATATTGAAATATTAAAAATTATTTTTTTAACTTCAGTTATTTTAGAATTTTTTTCTTCTATTTCTTTAGCTTTTATTATTATGTATTTTAGTTTTATATATTTACATATAATAAATTTTGGTTTTTATAATAAAGAAAT is from Enterobacteriaceae endosymbiont of Donacia bicoloricornis and encodes:
- the dnaN gene encoding DNA polymerase III subunit beta, encoding IINRELLIKPLKYVTNIINNKSIYSNINNILIDILDNGLIFFKSTNLEIEISSFIKNKSNKKKYSIIIEGKKFYNICRSLPKNHDINISFSKNQATIISQNCYFSIATLPANNFPTIDFIKPDIEFNIKHKTIKKFIYATYFSIADNDVRKYLNGLLLQIKNNVLNIVSTDGHRLSIYTYLISTNIINYYAIIPKKSIFELSKLIKNTDELINIKINNNNICFIFNNLKFISKLIESNFPNYEKIIPNFFYKIIKINRIEFKNSLNRISILVNEKTKGVTLLVSNNYLKISSTNINNEKAEEILKIEKYNNEKKYNINISFNINYLISVINILESNMIKISFIDNISSIKIEDEYKKNKMYLIMPMKI
- the gyrB gene encoding DNA topoisomerase (ATP-hydrolyzing) subunit B, which codes for MTNKYYNASSIQILKGLDAVKKRPGMYIGNTDDGTGLHHMVFEVIDNAIDESLAGYCKNINIIIHNDNSISIIDDGRGIPTDIHEEAKISAAEVIMTILHSGGKFNNKSYKLSGGLHGVGISVVNALSKKLELIIKRNGKLYKQLYYYGIPQTKLENISSSTTTGTHIRFWPNYHIFKNIQSFNYKILSKRLRELSFLNSGLSISIKDIRNNEFNLFQYNGGIKEFIKYLNKNNNIIHNNIFYCFNKNSKISIEIAMQWNDSFKEEIYCFTNNIPQENGGTHLSGLKAAITRTINLYIDKEKKYNRKKKHINVTGEDTREGLIALISIKISNPKFSSQTKEKLISSEIKSLVESYVNQQLMFFLLENPNDAKKIIEKIIHAAKIRDVARKTKEIIKNQNIFNISRLPGKLSDCQESNPKLSEIYLVEGDSAGGSAKQGRNRKNQAVLPLKGKILNVEKAGFNKIISSQEIITLITALGCNINENEYSIDKLRYHNIIIMTDADVDGAHIRTLLLTFFYRQIPQIIEKGYVYIAQPPLYRIKKGNKKLYIKNNEEMEIFTLNIALNKAIFFFKNSQKILSNKKLLMLVNEYNYVKKIIKFSQYIFSKKILFALLHNIKLEKLDNFNNVNLWLDTLLLFLNKKYINIHFSGKINKNIKKNIFEPIIYENKYGNINKYFFNYDFFISHEYKKICLLGEKLFSLKKRKIFRVKKGEKYKNINSFEEGIEWLLKECKKKFTIQRYKGLGEMNPNQLWETTMNPLTRNMLQVTIKDAKKADKLFSTLMGDEVEPRRLFIKNNALKVINIDI
- the rpoZ gene encoding DNA-directed RNA polymerase subunit omega, yielding MARVTVEKAVQKIGNRFDLVIIAAQRARQIQIKGKIPLLPEKNDKTTILALREIEKGLINKKIIDSYEKNIDKKFKSIDLDNY
- the ppa gene encoding inorganic diphosphatase; translated protein: MNLNCIPSGKNIPHDINVIIEISSNSSPIKYEINKKYGILFVDRFINIPIFYPCNYGYINNTLSLDDDPLDVMVITKYQIIPGSVIRCRPIGLLNMIDEAGDDKKIIAVPHDKISQEYSSIKKIEDLSIFLQKQIIYFFKHYKDLEQNKWCKVDSWGNAFQAENEILLAIKRFKKNNSY
- the eno gene encoding phosphopyruvate hydratase, with product MSKIIKIIGREIIDSRGYPTIEAEVHLENNIIGLASVPSGASTGSKEAIELRDGDKKRFLGKGVLKSVNIINKILNKYLINQNSLDQKNIDEIMINLDNTENKSNFGANTILAVSLANARAAALFNKIPLYQHISNINDTKKKLFMPIPMINIINGGKHADNNLDIQEFMIQPISAKNIKEAIRYGAEIFHHLSLVLKKRKLITSVGDEGGYAPNLYSNSEAFDIISNAIYNAGFILGKDITFAIDCAASELYSNKKYHLKSENINFSSKEFTNFLSNLIKKYPITSIEDGLDENDWDGFIYQTKILGNKVQLVGDDLFVTNQKYLKKGIKYKVANAILIKLNQIGSLTETLSTIKIAKKAGYKIIISHRSGETEDTFISDLAVGTNADQIKTGSMSRSDRNAKYNQLIRIEEKL